atatttttcttctaaagattttatttatttatttgagagagagaaaaagagagtaagcatgagcagaggggagagggagagggagaagcaaaccaccccttgagcagggagcccagtgtgagacttgatcctaggaccctgggatcatgatctgagccaaaggcagatactcaaccgactgagccactcaggcacccaaaatatttttgtctgCATTTTCCAATATATGATATCCCACAGCCACATGTATCTATTTTGCACATGAAATGTGGCTAATATAActgaggaataatttttttttaagattttatttatttattcatgaaagacacagagacagagagagtaaaagacacaggcagaaggagaagcaggctccctgcagggagccccatgtgggactccaggatcacaccctgagccgaaggcagatgttcaaccactgagccacccaggcatcccacaaatttttattttaacttaattttaattgGTGTAAATTGAACTTGAtatatgtggctagtggctactctGTTGGATGGTTGGATGGTGTGGTGTTGGGGTAACCTctaatgaatacaaaaataatggATATCATCCTGGAAGGTTGACAGAATGACTGTTAAGAAATATCTTTGTATTACATCTAATAACATGATGCTTTATATCTTATAGCAAACTTTGAAGTTAGTAAAATGGAagtagcattttctttctttctttctttctttctttctttctttctttctttctttctttttctttctttctttctttttctttctttcttctttctttctttctttctttctttctttctttctttctttctttctgtctttctttctttctttttctttcttctttctttcttttttcctgatgtatctttttactttctctgtttccttatgttcaggaaaatctattttaagcagaaaatagGTTTGATTTCCAGGTGCCTAtgtaggttaagcatctactttcaggtcaggtcatgatcttagagtcttgggattgagccctgcttcaggctccctactctgcgaggagtctgcttttccctctgtccttcccccctgcTCGTGATCTCTAtctctcaatcaaataaataaaatgtttaaaaaaatagttttgatttctaGTCCAATATgatattctaagtattttatatagattatttagtgtattatatttaattatcaaTACTTTAAGATCGAGATTTCTACTTACACGTTTACTTATGTAATAGTAAATTTTCACACTTTCAGGAGTAGTAGTAAAATGATGAAAGCTATAACTTTACccttttaagttattattttataatctttaaaatttttagtaagTTTTCAAGAGATTTTCGTGATCATTCTCGATTACTATTTACTTCCACCTATATATTCAGAACCACGAATCACTTTATTAGTGTTATGGACAATGAATATTTAGACAACTCACttatatttcactcttttttattgtttctttcaatTACAAGTTCCCCTCTGAGGTAATTGTCTTCCTAACAGAAGAAAACACTTCAGTATTTGTTTTAGCTTAGGTTTGCTTCATGTGGAGAGTTCtataaaagaaagtattttatagTAGAAAGATAATCTTAAAGAAGTGTAGTAGGAAAAAAGTGTTTTTACAATGAAGGAGACAATTGAAGGAAAGAAtctaagataaaaatatgtaataagagCTGTTCTAGGAGAGTAGGATCACTGGACACATTGTAATGACAGGTTACAAAGGGACAATGTATATATGAAAGGCCATAAACTATATTGATCCAGAACCcatttttattggaattacaCAGAAATGGGAAGATCTATAGTGTCACTAGTTATCTTCTCTTACCTCAAGACTATTTGACTCTTTGGGATTTTTCTCATATGTACAAGTTGGTATCCATTGAGACTCTTTCAAATTAGTCTTACTTAGTCATTTTGCCCTTAAATACTTGTCCTGATTCATCTCTGTGATCCACCATGTTTCTCGATCAATTTGTCTtatctattttcccttttccattGGATTTGAGAGGCaatatgtaatataatgtaatatatgtaaatgaattttaggggaagaaataaatttacaaaaagaaaatcattggTGACAAATAGGGTGCCTCTAttccactggggaaaaaaaaaagacttaatctCAATCTCTGTCTTTAGATCTAAGCATTTCCTCAGCCAACATAGGGGCAAAGGCAAAATGAGTCTCATCCAAGGAGAAGAGTAGGGGCTTTTCTGGCCATGATTAGCTGTCATTAATGACATACAGTCATAGCATTTCTGACTTTGGAATAGTTCGTTGGCTTGGTGCTATAACAACATGATGAATTCTGTAAGTATGAGATGGAAGGAATCATCTGCAATTACAGAAAATATCATTGAATTACACATATGGAATGAGAGATTCCAAGTGTGGGAAAGGCAACTGTAAAAAATGCCACACCCGTGGCTGAGAGTATAAAAGTGCCCCAGTCTAGCAGATGACATTCAACATCAGAATCTTCTCACCGTCAGTCAGCTGAACTCACATCTCCTGCCAACATGTCCTACAGCTGCTGCTCTGGAAACTTCTCCTCCCGCTCCTTTGGGGGATACCTGCGCTACCCCAGCTCCTCCTGTGGCTCATCCCACCCCAGCAACCTGGTCTACTGCACTGATGTCTGCTCTCCCAGCACCTGCCAGGTGGGCTCCTCCCTCCACAGTGGCTGTCAGGAGACCTGCTGTGAACCTACCAGCTGCCAGACATCCTGTGTGGTGTCCAGACCTTGCCCGACGTCCTGCTACCGCCCGAGGACCTCCACGCTCTGCAGTCCCTGCCAGACGACTTGCTCTGGGTCTCTGGGTTTTGGGACCAGCAGCTGCCATTCCCTGGGCTATGGATCCAGAAGCTGCTACTCAGTGGGCTGTGGATCCAAGGGTTTCAGATCCCTGGGTTCTGGAGTCTGTGGCTTCCCTTCCCTGAGCTATGGATCCAGATTCTGCCGCCCAACCTTCTTCACCTCCAGGAGCTGTCAGTCATCCTGTTACAGACCAACATGTGGATCTGGCTTCTATAGATCCACTTGTTGAGGGTCCAGACATTTTGAGCAATATGTCTAACCTCTAAACAGAGAGTTTATCATCTTTATGATCTTCAAGAAATACTATCTAGTCAACTTTCTTCCAGCCAGAAAGTATTGGCCAAAAAACTGTCCCTAGCATATATTTAATCTTATTGGATGAATTTATAGAATTAGtggaattaatgaaataaattgtgAGATAAATTAATGGTATTTATGTTAATAAACATGAACTAATGTTAATGAATTAATGGGATTCTTATTGATATACTTTACTcaaaagaatgatgaaaacatTTATGAATATAATGTAATAAACTCATTCTGGCTTCcaaattttttgcttattttattgttagtttcaattgggtaattttattttttcttttgtttttctggaggtATTCAAGTTAATGTTTACTAAGTCTCTGGGAACAAACTCTGGAAGTCTGATAGATTGATAAACTTGAACTAATTTATTTGAGGCTTTAGACactttttcctctaaaatttttttttttttttggaattctttttttgcATGCATAAATTGTATATGAACAATAACCTCAGAGCAATATAGAGCATGTTTACTCCAAAGTTATATGGGACCTTCATGTTTgctgacaaaaggaaaaaacacatctGATTCATCTTAGATTTGTGGACAATTGGCCTGATCAGCTAGGTAGGGACCTGGAAGGGCAAATATTAGAAAGTCGGTACAAAGAAATCTGGTTTGCAGACATGTAGATAGACACATGCAGGTGTGATCtgtgtgtttcttcttttgcatttaCCATGGAAGAGGAATGAAACAATCAAGTAGATAAAATGACTCTGCCAGTTAATGTGAGCCTACCTTTGTCAGCTGTCCTTATGATGCAGATAAGCTGAACAAGAAACCGCAGAAGCTATGGATGGGTCCATTATCATAAGCTCCTACTTACAAGGCTGATATAATTAATGCCACCTCTGAATATCCAATCTTGGCAATGGAGGCTAATGCTAAAATCCCAGCATTTTATTCCTCAAGACCAACTGGCTGCTTGGTTACAAGTTGAACGTGGTCCTCTTCTGCCCTGGAAAGGTCAGTGTTCATTCTCAAATGTATAGATATGTATTTAGAGTATGAGTTTGTTTCTTATGCTTACCTCAGCAGCACCATTATTCAGGAGTTAATGAATACCTTGTTCTACCAGCATGGATTGCTCACAATGTAGCATCCACTCAGGAAATCTGCTTCATAGTAGAGACAGTATAAGTGAGATCCACAGGTTTTATCAAAAAACCCACACCACTATGAAGCTGCCTGTCTGATGGTACATTGGATTGGTCTACTGACTGTAAAGTTGAAGTGTTAGCATGGAGGCTCTATCCTCAAAAGATTGGGCTCCAAATATCCACCTATCACTTCTAAAGACCCATTTAAGAACTTTGTGCTTCCTATTTCTGTAGCTGGAATTTTAAAGTCTGCCGCCCAAAGGCAGACTTGCTGAGGAACACATCAAGGATCTCGCTGAACTACAACTACAGCTGCTGCCTGAGCACTTTTGGCTCCTTGTTTtcagaaaccaaaaggaaaaaaaaaaaaaaaaaaaggagttgtcATCTATCCGAGGGGAGGTGATTATGATTAGTAGAAAGTGGTAGGGTTGCTGTTACACaatgaaggaaagggaaatacCTGTGAAGCTCAGTTGATCTCCTTGAATGGGTCTTGGAACCTTCCATCCACCTGTGGACATAACTTGTTGAATGCAACAACTCTAGCAAGAAAAAGGTACAGTTATCAGGATTCATATTTCTAAGGAATGAGGTTTGGGTAAGACCACCAAGAAATCCACCATGACCACCAGAGGTGGTAACTAAGGGTGAGACAAATCTCTAATGGATAGTGAAGGAGGAAGATGGTGAGCAGCAGCTGCAGCTCCAAAACCAAATGCAGGGATGTTGACCGTGTTTCATGCCACTGGCACTGCCCTTTTATAGTTCCCCTGAAAAAAGAGCCATAGCCGAGCCATGAAGAATCTCTTTCCTGACAAGTTGACCCTGAAGGTGCAACCAGTGAACTGGAACAGGTACAGATCTGCACTGGAATGCACATCACATCACTTCACAAAAGGAATGGCTGCTTGGTTGTGACAAGGGAGGCCAGAAGACAGGCTTTCTCTGCTGGCTTCTTTGGGCTCTGCCTCAGCTTTTAAGCCAAGGTTAAGTTCTCCTCGTGGCAGTTCCTGGTCAGTGACTAGAACACAGTGGTAGAATGGCTTTTTTCATTCTACtcttacaaacttttttttcttctatctgtgTCTTGGTGCTTGCTTCCTAGAGAATACAATTAGTAAATAGTATGCCTAACCTTTCTTGGAATTGTTTCCACCTaagattattttccttcagcCCTCCAAAAATCTGTTAGTATTTATTTCAGTGCAAATTTATCTGACATAGTGAACCCATGGGAAATTAATACTTAGTTATTATactattcaaaagaaaatgaagagtgaTAAAAGAaggctattttatatatatatatatatatatatatattttttttttttttttttgaaaaaagagagaggtgggggaggcagaggaaaatggagaggaagaatcttaagcaggcagtATAGAGCCTGATGGGGgtcttaatctcatgaccctgagatcatgacctgagttgaaatcaagagttgcttaaccaactgagccatacagggacacctattttatatttttggagggaattacaggaaaagaaatgacTTTGAAAATGCACAAAATTCATTCAGTCTGAGCAGTTGAGAGGCTGAGTTGTTCTAGGAGGAGGCCCCAGATTCTCTAAAAATTTGgataatgtaaaattaaaatatgtgatactatttgttttaaatgtcatttagaTTAAAAGATCCATTAGGCTAAAAATAGGTAGAAGACATCATTGAAATCCTtgtctcttcatttcctttttctagaTAACTACGTTGTCACCATCATCTCTGCTCCCTCTTCAAATGGTCTGAGTCAAACTTTTCTTGTGACTCCACCTCTGTTTAGTCTTTTTGAGTCTCTTTGCCTTTAAATGTTTGACTCCTTCCTATTTCTAGCCACATTCCATTatgtgttatttttcttccttctattggATGTGAGAAGTGCTATAAAATATGTGATAGATGGAGAATAAATTTGGAGAATGTAAATCAGTGGTGACAAGTGGAATCAATCACTAGaagtatccttataagaaataAAGCTATGTCACTTAGCACTTGACATAGTAGAAAAGTGACAGAAAGTATCCTGGAGCAAAGCAGGAATTGATATACATGGAGTCATAGCCAGCGAGAGAAGAAGAAGCTTTCCTGGCCATAGAACTATTACTGACAAATAGTTCTGGAATTACTGAGATAGGAATGATCATTGTATTCATTGTATCCATAAGGACAACAGGTACGAAGTTAGTCAACTGCAATGACAGAGAAGGTTAATGAATTGCACAAATGCAGAAGAGGATGCACAGATGATACAGAGGACTGTATCTGTAACTGTGCCATATCAACTGATGAGTATGTAAAATATCCAGTGcacaaaatcatcttaaaatctCAGAATTTTCTCATGGTGACTAATCAGAACTCTTATCTCCTGCCAACACGTCCCACAGTTGCTGCTCTAGAAAATTCTCCTTCCAGttcctgggggggcggggggatgaaGTGTCCTGAGCTACCTACCCAGGCTCCTCCTGTGGCTCTTACCCCCAAAATCTGGTCTACAACACTGACCTCTGCTGTCCCAGCACCTGTCATCTGGGATCCTCTCTCTATAGTGACTGTCAGGAGACCTGCTGTGAGCCCACCAGCTGCTAAGCATCCTATGTGGTGTCCAGCCCCTATCAGACATTCTGCTACCACCCAAGGATCTCCATGCTCTGCAGTCCCTGCCAGTCAATTTATATTGTATCTATGGGCCCAACACCAGCCTCTCTCTAGGTTATGGATCGAGAAGCTGCTATTCATGGGACTGTCGATCCAGTGGTAGATTACAGTCTGTGGCTTCTCTTTCCTGAGCTATGGATCCAATTTCTGCCACCCAACCGACTTTGCTTGTAGTAGCCACCAGGGATTTGTTGCCAACCTACCTATCTATCTGGCTTCTGCTAATCAACTTGTTGAGTTCTAGTACATTTATGCAAAGCTATCAAAATGTCTACTCAGAGTTTCATCATGCTCATTATTTCCAGGGGTAACTGTCTTAAACTTTGATCACCAGTTCCTTACCCAATTTCTTTCCATCAAGCATAGTCTAACAGAGTGATTGCATCTTTCTGATTTAATGACTTATCTCTAAAACAAGTGTAATATCAGCATTATGGATGGAGTTCATGCTAATTTATTTCCTGCTCCAAATAgataaaaagttaaatgattaTAATCCAATAAACTAATTTATTCtgcaatattttatgtttttgtttatacATAATTGAGTAGAATTTTTGTTAAGTTTGATTGGACAGGTTTAAAAAAGCTCAGTATGCATCTCAGAGTAAATTTTGGAAGTCTAAAACTTGTGAatttgatataattatttttttaaaaaattttatttatttattcatgagagacacctaaacagagtcagagacataggaagagggagaaacaggctccctgcagggacccaaatgcaggactcaatccccagaggctgggatcatgccctaagctgaaggcagatgctaaacctctgaggcacccaggcattccatgaatttgatataatttctttgaactatggatatttttcttattcaaacTATAGTTATTGggcattcatatttttttagttttagagtCTTATGGAGAAAGTCTGAGAATTAGGATACAGTTTGAATCCTTCAAAAATGATGTGGTTTTTACCTATGTGGACAGAGGGAATGTGATTATGAAGTTGACAGATTCTTCAGGAATTCTGTGAACAAGAATGATATTTAGCCTTATATAGTTAATatagtaaaggaaagaaaaactaaaaggccACTCTGAAAATTCATATTAACCTTAAATGAACTCTAATGAGTTTAACTAAATCTTATTGTTAAAAATGGCCTGACTCACACATCCGTTGATATATGTCTAAcataatacacttttttttttaatgtatggaaAGAATGTGTGTGATTCCTTATCAATGCTTTACTAAAGCTCAAACTAAatataggtgaaaaaaaaaagcactttataGCAACAGACCTATTTATTTTAGACCTCACTATAAAGTTGGGGACAATATATGTTTACTCTTTTGGTAATTTTCTCAGCTTTTGCAGACCAAGTACTTAAACTTGTATAAGACTAAGATAAATAGCAGGTTactaaggaataaaaacaaattacaaaaagaCATTATCCCTAAATAGTGCTATAATCAAGGTTCAAAGAATATCTTACTCATTATTTCCTTCGACCCTCAAATAGATCTATGACAAAGACTCCTTTCAAaattcaggtttgtttgtttagaggcagagggagaggaagaaagaatcgtaagcaggctacacacccagcacagagcctgatgcaggactctatctcagaaccttgagattatgacctgagccaaaatcaaaagttggatgcttaaacaaGTGAGCCACCCAATGCATCCAGGTTATTttaaatagaaggaaatgaaCACAAAGCAGATCAGAGGCTTCCTAGTCATGAAAGCCAGAATTGTctttccagatattgccaaatattaCCTGGGGGATAGAAGGCACAATCACTCttaattgagaaatatttatctAAACTAGTGCATGGagagaaatggagataaaaaatagagaagggaaTTCATGCAAATATGGACCACAATGAAAAGATTTAACATACTTATATTCGGGGTCCTGaaccaaataagaaaaagaattagagagaaaatatattgggGAGAAACTGCaaaaattttcccaaaaaagTCAGTATAGGCTGCAAACAAAAAGTTAAAGACAGAGAATACCATGCCTACATACTAGTAAATCTGATGAATACCAATGACAGAAACATTTCTAAGAAATCTGAGAAAgaaagctgatttaaaaaaaaaagtgacaatagGACTAAGATATGAATTACTTACAAAGACgattgaataaaatattcaaaattctgaaagaacACAGATGCCATCCTAGAATAATattgtgctcaataaatgtgtgctttaaaattgaagataataaagacaacaaaaagtTGAGAGAATATCTCAGCAGCAAAGAATTGCAAATAGGTTTTTAGTACCTAAAATAGGTACTAAAAGTTGtctgtgagaaagaaaatatctttacCACCAATACAAAAAAGTCTGAAATTCAGATATTAGCTGCCTTCTTCTTCCACTTCTTCCTTGGTCATGGTATAGCTTCCCAGTGGATGTATTTACCATTTTTGCAGGACACAAGTAACTCCTATCTACATTGAGCAAATATAACAGAAACACTTTCTAGATAACAAATAGATAACACATTATCTGATGGCATCAGCTTTAATATTCCAACTCATGCCTTTTAAATGCCTGGTTACTTGTTAAGATGATTCATCAAAGTTGAATCCTCTGGATGGTTAATAACAAGTTGAATAGCAACTcccataaaataattatatgggTGGCAAAAGTAGGAgctaaaatatataatggaaatcTGATAGTTCCACAAACcacagatatgaaaaaaaaattaggtagaaTAGAGAGATAAGAATCAAATACATATTTGGAAGCCATTATTTCCACAACTCAGAgtcaacattttaattaaaaaaaatctgtgtgtgtgtatatatatatatatatatatatatatatatacacacacataaatatgcataaatatatgcacatgtatatgttttagagagagagggagaaagagagagagagggaaagagtgagcatgaatgggggaggggaaagagggagaagaagagtcAGAATCTCCATACCCAGCGTAGAGCTCTATTCAgagttccatctcacaaccctgaggtcaggacctgagctgaaatcaagagttggattcttaatcgactgagccacccaggtgcctctttatCACTTACTCTTAAAAGTGGAATATTATGGTTTTTCTATCTCTACCTCAATATGGCATTCCAAATCTTTGAATTGGACCTGTTAGTCCTTTTATGTTTTATACAtactcatatgtatatatgcacatacatgtatacatgagTTTATATCTACCAACCTataattttcctattattttattttttaattgttattcttttccttttctgctttttaaatattagttaaaaACCTTAATATTCTCACTTCCCCCATTTAAGTGTAATATTTGCAGTGTTTTACTGATTTTAGAATGTCTTAGAAATTTCAATGTACATTcttgatttatttctgttttaatatgaattattattttacaacTTTCCTAATAATGCTAAAACCTTAGAATGCCTTATATGAAACGCATCTCTTTTTAAGCATTATTGTCCTTGTGCATTTTAATTCTACATatgttttaaaaccaaaaataatttcaattattcGTTTGTAAATTTGTACTCAAATGTAGTTTATGTTTACCCACACAtctaccttttatttcttcttatattcccatatttatttctgagaatattcTGTTTGTACCTAAAGAGAGTCCTATAGTATTTAGTTTAGAGAGCTCATTAGAactaggcatttctccaaagagatacaattggccaacagacacatgaaaaaaatgatcaacatcactcagcatcagggaaatacaaatcaaaaccacagtgggataccacttcacaccagtcagaatgactaaaattgacaagtcaagaaacaacgaatgttggtgaggatgtggagaaaggagaaccctcttacaccattggtgggaatgcaagctggtgaagccactctggaaaacagtatggaagttcctcaaaaagttgaaaatagggatccctgggtggcgcagcggtttggcgcctgcctttggcccagggcgcgatcc
This genomic window from Canis lupus familiaris isolate Mischka breed German Shepherd chromosome 31, alternate assembly UU_Cfam_GSD_1.0, whole genome shotgun sequence contains:
- the LOC100686265 gene encoding keratin-associated protein 13-1-like isoform X2, yielding MSYSCCSGNFSSRSFGGYLRYPSSSCGSSHPSNLVYCTDVCSPSTCQVGSSLHSGCQETCCEPTSCQTSCVVSRPCPTSCYRPRTSTLCSPCQTTCSGSLGFGTSSCHSLGYGSRSCYSVGCGSKGFRSLGSGVCGFPSLSYGSRFCRPTFFTSRSCQSSCYRPTCGSGFYRSTC
- the LOC100686265 gene encoding keratin-associated protein 23-1-like isoform X1 translates to MSYSCCSGNFSSRSFGGYLRYPSSSCGSSHPSNLVYCTEPLLSQHLSSGILSL